DNA from Alnus glutinosa chromosome 2, dhAlnGlut1.1, whole genome shotgun sequence:
TTGTCACAACTTTTCCAGTCTGCAGAGAAACTGATTGAGGAACTCACATTTTAGCATTGATGGCTCACAATATAAACTAATATATTGAGAAGGCTACCACTCAAGTTCTGTAAAGCAAATATTACACAAAAAGCATTGAACTATAGCAGAAATAGACCAGGCTGGTCATTAATGAACACAAGACATTTTACGAGATTTATGAACTTCACATCTGGTATTCCTACACAATATGAGTTTGTTAAGTAATCATGCAGCAGTACTATGTTCCTCtcataaaatgctataaatatCTTTTGTAAGGCATGAAGACTATCAATATTAAAAGAAGCAGGCTATTACTCAAATGTCCCTTCTGTTACAATCGCAATAACCTTCATTTTGTCAGAAAAGCAGGATTTCGGCATATTGCATACAGTGTATGCGCAGATGCAAGGACAAGTAATCTTTATCCCACATTCAATAAAGAAATCCTCCCTCTTGAGTCTACATTGAGTACTTGTTCATAAAAAGTATTAAGAGAAATGTTTACGGATTAGATTCTCTAATTTTGTTGATACCATTGTTCCAAAGATGAACACTATTACCTAAGCATGGAGGTTATAATTGTACAAATTAAGTAATCAGGACATCAAGCAAAACCATCATCTGGACACTAATAAACAACACTGGCTCAGTTGCATTTAAAGAACTCGACTAAACTTACTAAATTACATACCAAGGACCTAGGCCATTTGATGAAATTGTTCAGAGGCATTCACAACTTGATTAATGATtccaatttgttttttgaagccCTAAACATTATGGTTCAGTGCAAAGCTAAATCAAGGGACAGACATTACTTACATAAGAAACACAAAGTAATTTACAAATTGGATTCTATATATTGCAGTCACCTCAGGCCCCCAGAACCCAAGACCCTGTGTAGGGTAGATACAAATGGGTAGACTCCAAGACATACCACCACAACCTattaaagcaagaaaaataatagttaacaaTTGTAAACAAGCATACCTCCTAACTTCGTTGCTTCAGACATGAGACAATCAATTATTGAAGAAGAACTGTTACTGACAGGAAATACCCTTCCATCGTCCTCAATCTATGGGCAGATAAACATAGATTACACATGCATAGTAAATAAATGAACAAGCGACGTGCAGTTTTGTAGAAAACCTTAAGTTCCACCCCATGATCAGAGAACCAGGACATGGTATCCGCTGGGCCATGCATGTTGAAGAAAGATCCTCTCAGTTCTTTATGACCCCTTGGATAATGTTCTGCCAGAATCTAAGAAAAAATTCATAATTCTAAACATCATGTAGAATTGTAGGGAAACATCAAAATACAAAAGTTTAGTCCAGTGAACCAGTTcgaaaaaaatgcagaaaacgcTATAAATAAAGGTAGTGATGGAAAGCCCTGACATATGTATAAATCTGTTCTTTTTCTAGGTCACAAACTCTTAACATTTTAACAGAGATATGAGCTAACAGCTGAGGGGTATTATGATAAGAACCGAGAaatattacaattttctttttgtaagttcCAATTTTAATTAATTCCCTAACCAGGCATGAacgaaaataaatttaataacctTGGAATTTGATGTTATTTAAGGATTTCTATATGCCTCTTCAGCTACTAAAATATTTATGGTCAGCACCCAGAAAAGATAATGCATATTGCATaagttattaaataaaatttagagttTCAGACACTACTACAAATGATATTCTACAGAGTTTGGCACGTGAGAATTCATTATTGGGAttgatccatttttttttctgagcataTTAGGATTATGCATGGAATTAAAGAATGTGGAACATAAATGTAGGAGCCAACTTCTTTGAGAATTCAAAGATGGCGAAAATCTCCCTATTCACATAAACACAAACAACATGCAGCCAACAATATCACTTACCAAATATGATTTACATGAATACATCAATTAAGGCCAGGTccaatatttatcaaaaaagaaaaaaaaaaaaggccaggTCTAACCAAACAGCCAAAACTCTGTTAAATCACCAACTTGTagtattttttcataaaatttaagCAAGAGAATCACGGTTTCTgtgaaaaattattaaacaaaaatgtTTAGTATGAACACATCAATCCCGTAATAATATTACTACATCTACAAAACACCTAGCATTTCATTAATGCAGAATATTAGAGTAACAATAATACCATTCCTACTCTCAAACTTTGAGCACTATATGTTGCCATAAAGTGTGAGCTATTTCATTATAAAACTTCACCCATAACTTCAATTTATACACTTTTCCGCTTATGCTATGATAATAGTATAATACATTATAGTCCTCACCAAATTGTCAGCACAATGCCCATTTGTGACATTGCACCGGCCACCGCCAGATATTTTCACCTGCCAAcaacattagaaaaaaaaaaaaaaaaaaattgaaatgagtGACAAGCCAAAAAAGCAGGATTGTCCAAGAATATGTAGCAGACCACAAACCTTTGACAGAGGTTTTCCTTTCTCAATAACCACCACTTTCAGATTAGGCGCAAGGGTCTTTGCTCTAATTGCCCCAAAAACCCCAGCTGCTCCACCCCCAACTACCACCAACAGCTCTTCATCTGACTGCCCATTAagggaataaataaataaaaggaactCAAGCCATTTTCCCTgtgtttggttcctgagaaaatgTGTACATTTATTACCTTATGAGCTACGGGTATGACAGTtgttgtaaattttcttttccttgggGTTAAAAGGAGAGAGCCATAGTTTCTGGTGGTACTTGCCGCTTGTGAGAAAACCCCCCCGGTGTGGAAGATGAAGCGCGCCAAGGCGAAACTCATGGGTTACGAGTTACTGTTGCGCTCAAAATTTGAGAAAACCAGGATAAGTAGGCCTGGGCCAGGTGGGGAAATCTGATGGGTATCGGAACAGGGTGGTATGCTGTTGCCTAGGAAAATGCCTCGGGCCCTCCTCCTGGGAAATTGACATGACAGTGTTCTGTGAGGATAAATGTTATAAAGTTATATAAGCATAAATacgaataaattttttttacaataaataCGAATAAATACGAATAAATAAGTACATTTATGATATTTATCTTTTGTTAATTCATGtaaaaaataacttcaaataGACTAAATCTAAGAAAATAGTAAccaaaattcttacaaaaataaagagtttgaatgaattattattgaattttttaatcttattttattatcataTTAAAGACTGTGCATTAGTGCATATGAGAGAACATATTTTTGAAGTAAGTCTAAGATTTTCATACAGCCAATTTTATTGCGTTTTCTTACAAATGGAAGTTACACTACCAATATTTTTCACACAATTCTAACCCTCTTTGTTATGTAAGATGCATCATCCTCAAAGACTTATAGGATAGTTCAAGTATCCCTTTTGATTGATTATAGGGTGGCTAAACCATTGGCCTCATAGGCTCATAGATCATCGGATGACCATCTCAATGACTCTAGAGGTGGTAATGAGTCATGACAACCCGATGACTTGAGGGGTGATGGATTACTTTCATGGGTTTCTTATCTTTTATGTCAACTGCAACTCCTTCAAGAACTTTTGGAGGTGGTTCAAACACCATTTTTTAATCGATTATAGGATGGCTAAACCACCAACCCAATAGTTGATAGGAGTGGCTACAACCATCTCAATGGATCTGAAAGGTGGTCGTGACCACCCCAATGGCTTAAGAAGGAGCGATGCATCActttcaaaggttttgtaaaAGTGACCAATCATCCCCTAACTCCCAAGAGGATAATTGTCTACTAATTAGAGTTGTTGGAGTGAGTTGACCACCTCTTTTCAAAAGGTAAAATTGATGGGCGATCCAATCATCCTTTTTgtttaggggtgaaaataaccgCCTGCTAACCGTCCATAACCGTTAACTGGAAAACCGCAAAACCGTTAAAACCGCCTAAAAATCGGTAACCAGTAACCGCCCTACAaagacggttagcggttataaccgctaaccgcctatatatatatatatatattttataaccAAAACGGTGCCGTTTTGGACGTTTACATTTAACCTACacggaacaaaaaaaaaaaactctaacatCTCATTTCTTCTCATCTGcattctctctctcgtctccctcTCTTCCATGCCGCCACCTCTCCATCCTCTCaaatctctcatctctctctctctggcctctctctctctctctctctctctctctctctctctctctctctctcctctatgCCTACGGAAGAGATTGATCATTACTTCCATAGCGTCAGTCCACCCAGAGAAGAACACGACTCCGGTGACGGGACCTGATGCTTCTGTGTCCCATACGGTTGCAACAGAGCTGTATGACGAATTTCTGGCCTCGGGGATGCTCGGTGGGGTAGGGAGGCCAGTCGAGTTTATTGTTCGCTGGAAAATTGGGACTGCGCTTGTGGTACGAGTCCCTGTATTGCGTTTGATTTTTGTGTAGTATTTGATTTGTGTGTGTATTCTAGACCATGGCCGATTGGCTAGCGAcccctattttattttattttattttttttttctgttttgtattttgtttttctttctaattttagaAATTAAAGCCATGTTCGGCGACCCCTATTTTGTAGTTGTAGTTGATTTTTGTGTATTTTATTTGCCAAACGGTTACCGGTTGGCGGCTGCCGGTTTATAACTGCCAACCGCCTAGGTGGTTGGTCATTTTTGGTAACCGCCCATGTGGTTTGCGGTTAGTGGTTTTGCCCAATAACCACTAACCGtaaccgcattttcacccctaccttTGTTACTTCGTTTATGTGGCACTCTTTAACCACGAGAACAGTCATGTCAATTATAACTAACGTGATAAATGCCACGTGATATTATCAAGCCAATTTGTAAAACATTTTAGTAAAATTGGTAAAACATTGTTGCCCTTAGCTCATAGCTTAGcagcttaatatatatatatatatatatatatatatatatatatatatatttttaattcctTATATCTTATTTAAATGTGAATTAAGATGATAAAgtctaaattatttaattttgaaaaaatagttgGGACTAGATATATAGGCACCTTTTCCACAATTTCACAATTTCACAAATCGACTTCGAAACTCCTTTTCCACCAACCGTTCCCTCTCGCATGCCCTTCAGTAATGCTCGCACATGAcccacctccacctcctcccACACAGCACCAAGGTAAGCAGTATCCAGGCATGGAAACGGTGCATGTCCCTTGCGCAACGCTGCACCACCATGCGTCAACTCAAGCCCATCCACGCCATCTTCCTCACCAACGGTCTCCACCACAACAACTACGCCATCGCCAAACTCATCACCTTTTGCGCTCTCTCCGACACCGGCAACCTCTCTTACGCTTCCCTCATGTTCAGCAAAATTCAAGCACCCAATTCATTTATTTACAACGCCCTTATCAGAGCTTATTCCCGCGGTTCACAGCCTCAACTTGCTCTGCATTACTTCCAACTCATGTTGAAAGATACTAACTTAGCTCCCGACCACCACTCGTTTCATTTCGTTCTTTTGGCTTGCTCGAATGCCAAATGGGTACTTTTGGGCAAGCAAATTCACAATTTGATAGTAAAAAATGGATTGGTTTTATTTGATGGTCATGTTCAGACAGCAGTAATCAGAGTTTATGCTGACTGTAAGGTTTTGGCTGATGCGCGGAAAATGTTCGATGAAATTCCTTGTTTAGAtgttattcagtggaatgttcttatGAATGGGTATGTTAAGTGTAATTTGGCTGCTGAGTCTTTGAAGCTTTTCCGGGATATGTTGGTGTTTGGAGTTGAGCCTGATGAATTTTGTGTAACTACTGTGCTTACGGCTTGTGCTCAGATGGGTGCGCTTTGGCAGGGGAAATGGATTCATGAGTATGTTAAGAAGAGGAAAAGGATGGAATTGGATGTGTTTGTCATGACGGCACTGGTTGATATGTATGCCAAGTGTGGGTGTATAGACATGGCTGAGGAAGTCTTTGTGAGAATGCCTAAAAGGAATGTGTTCTCATGGGCAGCCATGATTGGAGGGCTGGCAGTTCATGGGTACGCGAGGAAGGCGATTCATTGCTTGGAGAGGATGCAGGTAGATGACAGGCTGAAGCCAGATGGGGTTGTCCTTCTTGGAGTTCTAATGGCATGCACACATGCAGGACTCCAAGAGGAAGCCCAATTGCTGTTGGATAACATGGAAGCTCGATATGGCATTAGACCCAAGCATGAGCACTATAGTTGCATGGTGGACTTACTGTGTAGAGCAGGTCGATTAGATGAAGCACTTCAGTTCACAAGAAGAATGCCAATGAAGCCACTTGCTTCTGTATGGGGTGCTTTGCTGAGTGGTTGTCGAATTCATAATAATGTTCACCTTGCAGAGCTTGCTGTTGAAGAGCTTCTAGTGCTAGAAAATGATGGGGCAGAAGAAGATGGAGCTTATGTTCAGTTGTCTAACATTTATTTGGGTGTACGGAGAGGTGAAGATGCACGTAGGTTAAGGAGGATGATCGGTGATACAGGACTTAAGAAAACACCAGGTTGTAGCATGATAGAGGTGGATGGCAGAGTGAATGAGTTTGTTTCAGGAGATGTATCTCATTTGCATGGTGCTCAGATACGTGCAATGCTAGAGCTACTGTCCCTTGAGTTAGTTTAATATCCTTGTTAGAATGTACTATAGGATCTGCATAGATACAACAGATATGGTTTGATATTGCAAATTCTTATTCAATGAATTGTTAATACTCCAATGAGCTTAAAATTCTGCAAATTGCACTTACAGCCACAGGTTCTCTTCTTTGAAGCTGTGCAGTAGATTTGTTTCCGGGAAATTCCACCATTATCACACCACAGTTCATTTATTTAATCGAAGCCAATTCTTGAGGAGCAAGCTTTTTGGAGCCACACATTGTCAAATGTAATATGTTGTATATTCACCTTGTGATGCCCAATGCCAACTCTAGACTGCTACATGTAGCCATTGCCCATCCAGATTGATTTGTTCTCACACAAAAGATACACTTAGAAAGATATTGAACCAAAAAGACGAATTcttaaaatgaaacaaaaagttGCCGAACGAGTTCTTTTCCATAAAAGAGTCCCCAAAAATTCACGAGTCCCTAAAACTTTCAAGGCACCAAATTTCAGAAACCTGGCAGCAAATTTGAAAGACAGTTTATCTTTTGTGAATCTTGCGGTACTTCCTTGCACTAGTGGTTCGAATGATGGAATACAGTTTATCCAGCTAGCCCCCAATTTCTATTTGCTAGTACAAGCAGATCCAAAGCTGAATGTACGCAATATGCGGATACCTTAACTTGTGCTGGAAATTTAAAGTCGGATTACTGTTCAGGAGGACTCCCTGCTTAAGTGCACAAAACGAACGTTGTTAgaccaacaaaaacaaaaaggcaaaagaaCAAGAGATAACACATAAAAATTTCCTCTATCCAAAagggtaaaaagaaaaatatagagtATATTCTCGAGGCAGCAAGACATTTGAAGAACGCTAATACTTGACCAGTcaaaaagtgttaaaatattaattaaataattacatttatcaatttttaataaattgaacttttaagataaatgataatttaatatggtaccAAAACTTAAGCtgtcaaaaacatttttaaccAAATAAACTTTCATAGTATCAGCTAAAACTTTGAGATATGTGGTGATTTAAATGCAAAAGATTCTAAATCACTCGAAAAACTAACCTTCAGACGACGAGGGAACCACAACAACATGCATATCAGAATTGTTGGGAGGAAGGTGTAAGCGAAGGGGGCAAAGTTTCCCACTCAATGGATTGCGAGAACACACGAGGATATCACTGAGTCCTGTCTCTTCCTTCAACTTTTCCTTCAACTCCTCCACACTACTCCCCTTGAATGTAAAGGAAAGTCCTTCGGATTCATCATCAACGTCTCCTTTTTCATCAGCCACATTATAATAAATTACTCTGCCTTCTCTCTTCATGGGTGAACCATGTAACTCATCACTCAACTGCATTTACAGAACAGACAACATAAACCCAATTTAAATTCAATTTCACCAGACATAAATTTGTTGCCAAACATGAACTTTCCATAATGACATGTTTTGTTTTCCACGAATAGgcaagatcctctccatttcaactATTTTATACTTAAGATTTAATATTGTTACATTTAACGGGCTTAAATGGCGTcacatcatttaatttttttgaatgacGTGCCAACATATTTACTATGTGGATTAGGATTCCTGCAGATTCTAAAATGATGGAATCCAGGCCATTCATTGCATCGAACGGCTTagaaaatgttacatattaaaaagtTGGCATGTACCTGGAGATAGTTAAAAAGAATTTCCCCCCCAAAATGATACTTATTAATTTCGTTGAgacatttcataaaattaaaagacaacTTTTGGCTCAAAACTTGTTTGCAACATAAAGAGGAAAAACATGatataaaaacaaatgaaaatatactcaattctcatttgTTTGAAAAGAAGCATTTCCATCTCCGGTTGCATTAGCTGATGAAGATGAGGAGGTTGAGGAAGAATTCCCTCCACcataacaagaaaagaaaaccttCTCCCAATTCCACTTCTTCTATCCCCCCACCTCCCTCTTTATTACTACCACTACCATGACCAGTTTCACTCTAAttactctccctctccctccgATTACTGCTGTTCCTATAAGCATCTGTATCACGCTTGGTCTCTTCAGCAGGCAACTGAAACCTGCAAACTGGACAAGAACAATGAAGCTCCAGCCATGGCATAATACACCCACCAtgaaatttatgcttacatgGCATCTCCTTGCTTCAGCATCAATCTCAAAATCATCCAAACACACTGGACAGTGAAGAAGAAGTGTTTGTGCTAAAGTGAAAAAGAGACTTTTTGGAAGGAAACTTCTTTTTAGCTGTTTGGGTAACATGCTACCTTTTTAGTAGGTGGCATTTTTCAAGCTATTTGATGCAATGAAATGCCTGAATCcgcaatttcaaagaaattgtggGGATCCTTTTCTTATCACCTGGCATCAGCTGACATCTCTACTGTTAGATATAACCATGAAACAATTCCAACATTTGCAATAACAATCGATTGAGAAAGGTTAGAGCCATTGCTACCACACGTTACATTATTTAGGATTTATTAGATCATGcccttgtttcaatttttttttttttaattattatattttaatgataatttctttaactcaagatatatatatatatatgataaaaattCTCATTCCCTGGGACAATCAAATAGGCCATAAAAGAATCAAATCAAACCTCTTCTCTGGCTTGAGGAGACACAAGTTCAATTTTGGAACTTGCTTCTGAAGAGGAAGAATCGCTTCGACTAAGGGGTTCTGATGGCGGTTGACTTGGTAGAGATTGCACCCGAATCTGCACCACATCCACATCCCACAAAACCCAATCCTGTGTTGCAGTTCTATGTGGAATGTCATGCGTGATCGAGTTCCGCCAAGGCGGAACGCCACCGTTTGCGCGCAAGAAGTGGCCATAACGCGTCTTGAGCCTGACCTGGAATCCTTCTCTAATGGGCTCCCATTCCACCGATGAATCCAATCTTTGTGGCAGTGTTTGCAGGACTTTCTTGCCCGTCATTCCCAGTAGAAACGGCGTGTTGGAGGCCGTCAAGTACTTTCCATAGCAGCTTTTGAAGCGTAAAGCGTTGGCATTCTCAACGATCTCCACAGTCCATCTAGCATTCTTGATCGCGCCATTGCGATCTTGGCACACAGATTCTTCATCATCCTCGGCTAATAGGTACTTGTCGTGGCGGCTCCGGAAACGCACGTCTTTGGCCTTATGGAAGAGTTCCATAGCAGATCAAAAATTGTACGTAAAATCAGAGATCTTAAACTATATGATTAGAGAACAGGAAAGCCTAACAGAAAGGTTTCTTCAGGAAATGCTGACTTTTGATaaaagctgaaaaaaaaaaaaaaaaaaaaaatccatcattTCCGTTGTAGATAAATACAAATTAAGTGGACAAATGATTAGAACCACACATTAATTTCTACTCTACATTAATTTGCACCAGCGTCATGTCACACAGTCAACTACACATGTGAGTAATATTatgaactattttatttttttattaaatttaatgtgacttttaaaattatt
Protein-coding regions in this window:
- the LOC133859750 gene encoding uncharacterized protein LOC133859750 codes for the protein MELFHKAKDVRFRSRHDKYLLAEDDEESVCQDRNGAIKNARWTVEIVENANALRFKSCYGKYLTASNTPFLLGMTGKKVLQTLPQRLDSSVEWEPIREGFQVRLKTRYGHFLRANGGVPPWRNSITHDIPHRTATQDWVLWDVDVVQIRVQSLPSQPPSEPLSRSDSSSSEASSKIELVSPQAREELSDELHGSPMKREGRVIYYNVADEKGDVDDESEGLSFTFKGSSVEELKEKLKEETGLSDILVCSRNPLSGKLCPLRLHLPPNNSDMHVVVVPSSSEGSPPEQ
- the LOC133859749 gene encoding putative pentatricopeptide repeat-containing protein At3g28640 — its product is MTHLHLLPHSTKVSSIQAWKRCMSLAQRCTTMRQLKPIHAIFLTNGLHHNNYAIAKLITFCALSDTGNLSYASLMFSKIQAPNSFIYNALIRAYSRGSQPQLALHYFQLMLKDTNLAPDHHSFHFVLLACSNAKWVLLGKQIHNLIVKNGLVLFDGHVQTAVIRVYADCKVLADARKMFDEIPCLDVIQWNVLMNGYVKCNLAAESLKLFRDMLVFGVEPDEFCVTTVLTACAQMGALWQGKWIHEYVKKRKRMELDVFVMTALVDMYAKCGCIDMAEEVFVRMPKRNVFSWAAMIGGLAVHGYARKAIHCLERMQVDDRLKPDGVVLLGVLMACTHAGLQEEAQLLLDNMEARYGIRPKHEHYSCMVDLLCRAGRLDEALQFTRRMPMKPLASVWGALLSGCRIHNNVHLAELAVEELLVLENDGAEEDGAYVQLSNIYLGVRRGEDARRLRRMIGDTGLKKTPGCSMIEVDGRVNEFVSGDVSHLHGAQIRAMLELLSLELV